A section of the Streptomyces sp. Je 1-369 genome encodes:
- a CDS encoding LCP family protein, with protein MTETDPTVTRERFAERPSSRYGPRRAHARRPKKRRRLRRTVLVLLAAAVVAAGGTYGWAETRLRRDVDLGAYGDRPPPGEGTNYLIVGSDSRDGLSEGDVKDLHAGGGGGRRTDSMMLLHTGANGATMVSLPRDSWVTLPGRLDTTTGKTKRPEGDKLNAAFSYGGPELLAHTVERNTGLRIDHYAEIGFAGFVNIVDAIGGVRMCLDRDIKDEKSGADLRKGCHTLNGKQALAYVRQRHQEREGDLGRSKNQQKLLSTLAHQAARPDTLFDPTEIGPAARAGLDTLIVDEDMSLPDLSRMFRAVRSVSGGHGRRLNVPVSGIGIPTSKGNVLKWDPEKAPRLFADLRHDRPPAA; from the coding sequence ATGACAGAGACGGACCCCACGGTCACGCGCGAACGGTTCGCCGAGCGTCCCAGCTCCCGCTACGGGCCACGGCGCGCCCACGCCCGCCGGCCGAAGAAGCGCAGGAGGCTGCGGCGGACGGTGCTCGTCCTGCTCGCCGCGGCGGTCGTCGCGGCGGGCGGCACGTACGGCTGGGCGGAGACCCGGCTGCGACGCGACGTCGACCTCGGCGCGTACGGGGACCGCCCGCCGCCCGGCGAGGGCACCAACTACCTCATCGTGGGCTCGGACAGCCGCGACGGGCTCTCCGAGGGCGACGTGAAGGACCTGCACGCGGGCGGGGGCGGCGGGCGGCGCACGGACTCGATGATGCTGCTGCACACCGGGGCCAACGGCGCCACGATGGTCAGCCTGCCGCGCGACTCATGGGTCACCCTGCCCGGCCGCCTCGACACGACGACGGGCAAGACGAAACGCCCGGAAGGAGACAAACTGAACGCAGCCTTCTCCTACGGCGGCCCCGAGCTCCTCGCGCACACCGTCGAGCGGAACACCGGCCTGCGCATCGACCACTACGCGGAGATCGGCTTCGCCGGGTTCGTGAACATCGTCGACGCGATCGGCGGCGTACGGATGTGCCTGGACCGGGACATCAAGGACGAGAAGTCGGGCGCCGACCTGCGCAAGGGCTGCCACACCCTGAACGGCAAACAGGCGCTCGCCTACGTACGCCAGCGCCACCAGGAGCGCGAGGGCGACCTGGGCCGGTCGAAGAACCAGCAGAAGCTCCTGTCGACCCTCGCCCACCAGGCCGCCCGCCCCGACACGCTCTTCGACCCCACGGAGATCGGCCCGGCCGCGCGGGCCGGGCTCGACACGCTCATCGTCGACGAGGACATGAGCCTGCCCGATCTCAGCCGGATGTTCCGCGCCGTGCGGAGCGTCTCGGGCGGCCACGGCAGGCGGCTCAACGTGCCCGTGTCCGGCATCGGCATCCCCACGTCCAAGGGCAACGTACTGAAGTGGGACCCGGAGAAGGCGCCCCGGCTCTTCGCCGACCTGCGGCACGACAGGCCGCCCGCCGCATGA
- a CDS encoding phosphatase PAP2 family protein, protein MERAAWRRPRVLLWAGAGVVALGMLVALEVAARHYGGVPGPLTNQAREVLFPPKPGPLYGGLALMMVVLTWRQRCIAAGAAIGIDAVFVLVRWLVDADVPEGQFFGNGALWAMLGCAVFAITRRTGEQRVLLLKGVGLGLLLVAGRKTGDTWLLITAKTHPTVLDPYVAVADHALGNPSWLAGRLLDAGGPVVTHVTDLVYAQLAVAAVVVALYQLRNVAADGRFPRHHLVRTFLLIGVLGPAFYMIFPVVGPIFAYGPGTSGTGGLQWAVADLWPHTPPPITAPHPVPYDGITPRNCMPSLHTAWATAIFIHSRKGPRWLRYAGTFWLAATLTATLGFGYHYGVDLLAGVVFSLTVEAGLRTFDRGWDRSGVRLVAYGTAVFAALLASYRFLPVEMAEHPWMSGPLIVLAMLSVIYVYVRTTRAWDARPEPVRLPRQADADPVPETRKQPPAPELV, encoded by the coding sequence ATGGAGCGCGCCGCGTGGCGTCGGCCACGGGTGCTCCTGTGGGCCGGGGCGGGTGTGGTGGCCCTCGGGATGCTCGTCGCCCTGGAGGTCGCGGCCCGGCACTACGGCGGCGTGCCGGGACCCCTCACCAACCAGGCGCGCGAAGTGCTGTTCCCGCCCAAACCGGGGCCGCTCTACGGCGGCCTCGCGTTGATGATGGTGGTGCTCACCTGGCGGCAGAGATGCATCGCCGCCGGTGCCGCGATCGGCATCGACGCCGTCTTCGTGCTGGTGCGGTGGCTGGTCGACGCCGACGTGCCCGAGGGGCAGTTCTTCGGCAACGGCGCCCTCTGGGCCATGCTGGGCTGCGCGGTCTTCGCGATCACCCGCCGCACCGGCGAGCAGCGCGTCCTGCTCCTGAAAGGCGTCGGTCTCGGTCTGCTCCTCGTGGCGGGCCGCAAGACCGGTGACACATGGCTGCTCATCACGGCCAAGACCCACCCCACCGTCCTCGACCCGTACGTGGCCGTCGCCGACCACGCCCTGGGCAACCCGTCGTGGCTCGCGGGCCGCCTCCTCGATGCCGGCGGCCCGGTCGTGACGCACGTGACGGACCTCGTGTACGCGCAGCTGGCGGTCGCCGCGGTCGTCGTCGCCCTCTACCAGCTGCGCAACGTGGCCGCCGATGGCCGCTTCCCGCGCCACCACCTGGTGCGCACCTTCCTGCTGATCGGCGTCCTCGGGCCCGCCTTCTACATGATCTTCCCGGTGGTCGGCCCGATCTTCGCCTACGGCCCCGGCACCTCCGGCACCGGCGGTCTCCAGTGGGCGGTGGCCGACCTGTGGCCGCACACCCCGCCGCCGATCACGGCCCCGCACCCGGTGCCGTACGACGGGATCACCCCGCGCAACTGCATGCCCAGCCTGCACACCGCGTGGGCCACCGCGATCTTCATCCACTCCCGGAAGGGACCGCGCTGGCTCCGGTACGCGGGCACCTTCTGGCTCGCCGCGACCCTCACCGCGACGCTGGGCTTCGGCTACCACTACGGCGTGGACCTCCTCGCGGGCGTGGTGTTCTCGCTCACCGTCGAGGCGGGTCTCCGCACGTTCGACCGCGGCTGGGACCGGTCGGGGGTCCGCCTCGTCGCCTACGGCACCGCCGTGTTCGCCGCGCTCCTCGCCTCGTACCGCTTCCTGCCGGTGGAGATGGCCGAACACCCGTGGATGTCCGGCCCGCTCATCGTGCTCGCGATGCTCTCGGTGATCTACGTGTACGTGCGGACGACCCGCGCGTGGGACGCGCGGCCCGAGCCGGTGCGGCTGCCCCGGCAGGCGGACGCGGACCCCGTGCCGGAGACCCGGAAGCAGCCGCCCGCGCCCGAGCTCGTGTGA
- a CDS encoding PRC-barrel domain-containing protein, whose amino-acid sequence MTDRVPAPGNPNSHISVARLLDCAVEGSDGSIGKVDPASEEVAPDHVVVDTGGTLLSRKVLLPLWVVSHVDEATRTVHVPHTKDHVRDAPRFDRDLRVTDPGYRARIDAHYAGSPGS is encoded by the coding sequence ATGACCGACAGAGTCCCGGCTCCCGGGAACCCGAACAGCCACATCTCCGTCGCCCGCCTCCTGGACTGCGCGGTGGAGGGCAGCGACGGATCGATCGGCAAGGTGGACCCGGCCTCGGAGGAGGTGGCGCCCGACCATGTCGTCGTCGACACCGGCGGGACGCTCCTGAGCAGGAAGGTCCTGCTGCCCCTCTGGGTCGTCTCGCACGTCGACGAGGCGACCCGCACCGTCCACGTGCCCCACACGAAGGACCACGTCAGGGACGCCCCGCGCTTCGACAGGGACCTGCGGGTCACCGACCCCGGTTACCGGGCGCGGATAGACGCGCACTACGCCGGGTCTCCCGGGAGCTGA
- a CDS encoding RrF2 family transcriptional regulator: MRITARTDYAIRAMAELARSPQSPQKAEQLSDSQGIPVRFLLSILRELRQHRLVLSSRGPDGGYRLARPPEEISIADIIRAIDGSLANFRDLKLSDLSYPGPAAALPDVWRAVRVSLRQVLERVTLADLAVGELPPSVRQQAREYREDVRYPPS, encoded by the coding sequence ATGCGGATCACGGCCCGGACGGACTACGCGATACGGGCGATGGCCGAACTCGCGCGCAGTCCGCAGTCACCGCAGAAGGCCGAGCAACTGTCCGACTCGCAGGGCATACCGGTGCGTTTCCTGCTCTCGATCCTGCGCGAGCTGCGCCAGCACCGTCTCGTGCTCAGCAGCCGCGGGCCCGACGGGGGGTACCGGCTCGCCAGGCCGCCGGAGGAGATCTCCATCGCCGACATCATCCGGGCCATCGACGGTTCGCTGGCGAACTTCCGCGATCTCAAGCTCAGCGACCTCAGCTACCCGGGTCCGGCGGCCGCACTGCCGGACGTGTGGCGTGCGGTGCGGGTGAGCCTGCGCCAGGTCCTGGAACGGGTGACGCTCGCCGACCTGGCGGTCGGCGAGCTGCCACCCTCGGTCCGACAGCAGGCGCGGGAGTACCGGGAGGACGTCCGGTACCCGCCCTCCTGA
- the cysC gene encoding adenylyl-sulfate kinase has translation MASPPSSRVRHRTGCTVWLTGLPSAGKSSVAQELATRLRAEGHRVEVLDGDEIRGNLSAGLGFSREDRDTHVRRIGMVAEVLARNGVIVLVPVIAPYRANRESVRLRHDLARIPYLEIHVAAPVEVCSVRDVKGLYAKQAAGAIQGVTGVDDPYEAPERPDLRLHTHREPVSVSADGVHLMLTERGLI, from the coding sequence GTGGCCTCCCCTCCGTCGTCCCGGGTCCGCCACCGCACCGGCTGCACGGTCTGGCTCACCGGCCTGCCCAGCGCCGGAAAGAGCAGCGTCGCCCAGGAACTGGCCACCCGGCTGCGCGCGGAGGGACACCGGGTGGAGGTCCTCGACGGGGACGAGATCCGCGGGAACCTCTCGGCGGGACTCGGCTTCTCCCGCGAGGACCGCGACACCCACGTACGGCGGATCGGCATGGTCGCCGAGGTGCTCGCCCGCAACGGCGTCATCGTCCTGGTCCCGGTCATCGCGCCCTACCGCGCCAACCGCGAGAGCGTCCGGCTCCGCCACGACCTCGCGCGCATCCCGTATCTGGAGATCCATGTCGCGGCGCCCGTGGAGGTGTGCTCGGTGCGGGACGTCAAGGGCCTGTACGCGAAGCAGGCCGCCGGCGCGATCCAGGGCGTGACCGGGGTGGACGACCCGTACGAGGCGCCCGAGCGCCCGGACCTGCGCCTGCACACGCACCGCGAGCCGGTCTCGGTCTCGGCGGACGGCGTCCACCTCATGCTCACCGAACGGGGACTGATATGA
- the cysD gene encoding sulfate adenylyltransferase subunit CysD, giving the protein MTTVASSAAGLPTGGAPHLSHLDVLESEAVHILREVAGEFENPVVLFSGGKDSIVMLHLALKAFTPAPVPFALLHVDTGHNFPEVLAFRDRVVAEHGLRLHVASVQDYIDRGVLKERPDGTRNPLQTVPLTEKIAQERFDAVFGGGRRDEEKARAKERVFSLRDEFSQWDPRRQRPELWNLYNGRHAPGEHVRVFPLSNWTELDVWQYIAREDIELPGIYFAHEREVFQRAGMWLTAGEWGGPKEGETVEKRLVRYRTVGDMSCTGAVDSDATTLDAVITEIAGSRLTERGATRADDKMSEAAMEDRKREGYF; this is encoded by the coding sequence ATGACCACGGTCGCGTCATCCGCCGCGGGGCTGCCGACCGGCGGCGCACCCCACCTCTCGCACCTGGACGTGCTGGAGTCGGAGGCGGTGCACATCCTGCGCGAGGTGGCGGGCGAGTTCGAGAACCCGGTGGTGCTTTTCTCCGGTGGCAAGGACTCCATCGTCATGCTGCACCTGGCGCTGAAGGCGTTCACCCCGGCGCCGGTGCCCTTCGCGCTGCTGCACGTGGACACCGGCCACAACTTCCCCGAGGTGCTTGCCTTCCGCGACCGTGTCGTGGCGGAGCACGGCCTGCGCCTGCACGTCGCCTCGGTGCAGGACTACATCGACCGCGGTGTGCTGAAGGAGCGTCCTGACGGCACCCGCAACCCGCTCCAGACGGTGCCGCTGACGGAGAAGATCGCTCAGGAACGGTTCGACGCGGTCTTCGGCGGCGGGCGCCGCGACGAGGAGAAGGCGCGGGCGAAGGAGCGCGTGTTCTCCCTGCGGGACGAGTTCTCGCAGTGGGATCCGCGCCGCCAGCGCCCCGAGCTGTGGAACCTGTACAACGGCCGCCACGCGCCGGGCGAGCACGTCCGGGTGTTCCCGCTGTCCAACTGGACCGAGCTGGACGTGTGGCAGTACATCGCCCGCGAGGACATCGAACTGCCCGGGATCTACTTCGCGCACGAGCGTGAGGTGTTCCAGCGGGCGGGGATGTGGCTGACCGCGGGCGAGTGGGGCGGTCCGAAGGAGGGCGAGACGGTCGAGAAGCGGCTCGTGCGGTACCGCACGGTCGGCGACATGTCCTGCACCGGCGCCGTCGACTCCGACGCGACCACGCTGGACGCCGTCATCACCGAGATCGCCGGGTCCCGCCTCACCGAGCGCGGCGCGACCCGCGCCGACGACAAGATGTCCGAGGCCGCGATGGAAGACCGCAAGCGCGAGGGGTACTTCTGA